The proteins below come from a single Lasioglossum baleicum chromosome 20, iyLasBale1, whole genome shotgun sequence genomic window:
- the Alh gene encoding coiled coil domain containing protein Alhambra isoform X1 — MKEMLGGCCVCSDERGWTENPLVYCDGQGCTVAVHQACYGIVTVPTGPWYCRKCESQERSARVRCELCPSRDGALKRTDQAGWAHVVCALYIPEVRFGNVTTMEPIILQLIPSERFSKSCYICEEQGRGSRANVGACMQCNKTGCRQQFHVTCAQALGLLCEEAGNYLDNVKYCGYCQHHYSKLKKGGNVKTIPPYKPIPADNGSSDSSPEKEAETPIKSSSSGKRKSSSSKSTTNSKNKSNTSPSLEINGVADDKTSSGRNTPKENTTNTSKFTTSNFVETIVTQSESVFGHDGTASTTAVQAIKPGTNPSTGHKNSGPTKSNSSTSNKTSSHSKKRKTGARTPTVIGNENSNQSVSSEASGSVVVAVTSVVQQAVSSNNVQTTITEATSLSTTTEPEKSKKLKVESPIQSSSSTPVSTEATTTPVIMAVTQSQSSIVTHSPTTTSNSIVVSVPLTATSLPSTVQSVVTSAPTLYQQLQQSIITTAAAIEPRTSAVPNSERFNTEEAPVKRSRSQSSDKQEKARKPKRGSSNSQPALQQSQQQTQLQQQQAQSAAPSVVTSVSSSAVVTTSKRGGRNNHQTPPPAVTVAPVPSIIQGPTLTAGHFSSVSAGATNTMGPTVKESPPSSPGSESMSSNGPGRRKRKSASAASTTPIPSASSTPTLTNPKEEKDVKLFQNGVSAPHMLGNQLNPTSTMAQKMSDTLSQELEAHSIFTEASNSTTNLVGPQLHSRVIASQIRSSQAGAPPTSFSSVFNTNANTNTNMASTAGNAALGGGAIPQTLDQLLERQWEQGSQFLMEQAQHFDIASLLSCLHQLRAENLRLEEHVNSLLQRRDHLLAVNARLAIPLTSQPSTHPANNIHPTVNPSHPNIPHPDVPPGAAAPVPRVNREPRVNNTYMPHSSSSNHSTTLENGLPPDPSPPAAASLSQYQHRTSLVAPQPSPTIRHSPAGSAYHQGQPSNIVSPVPTSNTGVVRNSSVTPDPLRGVPRSVAQSSSNYMSSMYQPITMSSLTSNQVGNVHNLHSHGPSPPSLGPPGKPS; from the exons ATGAAGGAGATGCTTGGAGGGTGCTGCGTGTGTTCTGACGAGAGGGGTTGGACTGAGAATCCGCTGGTCTACTGCGATGGCCAGGGCTGCACCGTTGCTGTTCACCAAG CCTGTTACGGTATCGTCACGGTACCTACTGGGCCATGGTACTGCAGAAAGTGTGAATCGCAAGAGAGAAGTGCACGTGTG CGTTGTGAATTGTGTCCGAGCCGCGATGGGGCTCTTAAGAGAACGGATCAGGCAGGATGGGCACACGTGGTTTGCGCGCTGTACATACCGGAAGTACGGTTTGGTAATGTGACAACAATGGAGCCTATTATTCTGCAGTTGATACCATCCGAAAGGTTCAGCAAG TCATGTTATATCTGCGAGGAACAAGGAAGAGGTAGTAGAGCGAATGTGGGAGCCTGTATGCAGTGCAACAAGACAGGCTGCAGGCAGCAATTTCATGTGACATGTGCTCAGGCTCTTGGCTTGCTCTGCGAGGAGGCTGGCAACTACCTCGACAACGTCAAGTACTGCGGATACTGTCAGCACCACTACTCTAAGCTG AAAAAGGGTGGTAACGTAAAGACGATACCACCTTACAAGCCAATACCAGCAGATAATGGCTCGTCAGACTCATCTCCTGAAAAGGAAGCCGAGACCCCGATAAAGTCTTCGTCAAGTGGTAAACGAAAGAGTTCAAGTTCCAAATCCACTACCAATTCTAAAAACAAATCCAATACTAGTCCAAGCCTAGAAATAAATGGCGTTGCTGATGACAAAACCAGCAGCGGCCGTAACACACCCAAAGAGAACACCACAAATACCAGTAAATTCACCACTTCAAACTTCGTAGAGACAATCGTCACCCAATCGGAGAGCGTGTTCGGGCATGACGGCACTGCCTCCACGACCGCCGTCCAGGCGATCAAGCCGGGAACGAACCCGAGTACCGGCCACAAAAACAGTGGACCGACGAAATCGAACTCGTCGACGTCCAACAAGACGTCCAGCCACAGTAAAAAGAGAAAGACCGGGGCCCGTACGCCGACCGTGATCGGCAACGAGAACTCGAACCAATCGGTCAGCTCCGAGGCAAGCGGCTCTGTCGTGGTCGCTGTCACATCTGTCGTGCAGCAGGCTGTATCCAGCAACAACGTGCAGACCACCATTACAGAGGCAACGAGCCTGAGCACGACCACCGAGCCCGAGAAGTCCAAGAAG TTGAAGGTCGAGAGTCCAATTCAGTCGTCGTCAAGTACCCCAGTCAGCACGGAAGCAACCACCACGCCTGTGATTATGGCTGTGACACAGTCACAATCCTCGATCGTCACTCATTCTCCGACGACCACATCCAACAGCATAGTTGTCTCCGTGCCACTGACTGCCACTTCGTTGCCTAGCACTGTCCAAAGCGTGGTAACCAGTGCTCCAACGTTGTACCAACAATTACAGCAGAGCATAATCACCACTGCGGCTGCTATAGAGCCTAGGACGAGCGCTGTGCCCAATTCTGAGAGATTTAATACGGAGGAAGCTCCTGTTAAGAGATCTCG CTCTCAGTCATCGGACAAGCAGGAGAAAGCACGCAAGCCTAAGCGTGGTTCCTCGAACAGCCAGCCGGCACTGCAGCAGTCGCAGCAACAGACCCAACTGCAGCAGCAACAGGCTCAATCTGCGGCTCCCTCTGTGGTAACATCGGTGTCCAGCAGCGCAGTAGTAACAACATCTAAACGAGGAGGCAGGAATAATCATCAGACTCCGCCTCCTGCCGTAACTGTGGCACCTGTGCCATCCATCATACAAGGGCCAACATTGACTGCTGGTCATTTTAGCAGTGTTAGTGCTGGGGCTACAAATACGATGGGTCCCACTGTGAAGGAGTCTCCTCCAAGCAGTCCTGGTTCCGAGAGCATGAGCAGCAATGGGCCTGGAAGACGGAAAAGGAAGAGTGCTAGCGCTGCCTCTACAACACCTATACCTTCTGCCTCTAGCACTCCGACGTTGACAAATCCTAAGGAGGAGAAGGATGTCAAGCT GTTTCAGAATGGTGTTAGTGCACCGCACATGTTAGGCAATCAGCTGAATCCAACGTCTACGATGGCCCAGAAGATGTCCGATACACTGTCGCAGGAGCTGGAGGCTCATTCTATTTTTACGGAAGCGAGCAATTCCACGACGAACCTGGTTGGCCCGCAGCTTCACAGTCGAGTCATCGCATCT CAGATACGATCGAGCCAAGCAGGTGCACCGCCCACGTCGTTCTCCTCGGTCTTCAACACCAACGCAAACACCAACACCAACATGGCCAGCACCGCTGGCAATGCTGCGTTAGGTGGTGGAGCGATACCTCAGACCTTGGACCAGCTTCTCGAAAGGCAGTGGGAGCAGGGGAGCCAGTTTCTGATGGAGCAAGCCCAGCACTTTGACA TCGCTTCCTTGCTGTCGTGTCTTCACCAGTTGAGGGCAGAGAACCTTAGGCTAGAGGAACATGTAAATAGTCTTTTACAAAGGAGAGACCACCTATTGGCTGTGAACGCGAGACTTGCTATTCCACTGACCAGTCAGCCCAGCACTCACCCAG CGAACAACATCCACCCGACAGTGAACCCGTCGCATCCAAACATCCCCCACCCGGACGTCCCACCAGGTGCCGCGGCTCCAGTTCCGAGAGTAAACCGTGAGCCCCGAGTGAACAACACGTACATGCCTCATTCCAGTTCCAGTAATCATTCGACGACGTTGGAGAACGGCCTGCCACCTGACCCATCCCCACCTGCAGCAGCCTCGCTGTCTCAGTACCAGCATAGGACATCGTTGGTCGCGCCTCAACCCAGTCCAACGATCAG GCATAGCCCAGCGGGAAGTGCGTACCACCAAGGTCAGCCCAGCAATATTGTGTCACCTGTACCTACCAGCAACACGGGTGTGGTCAGGAACTCGTCGGTCACACCTGACCCGCTGCGTGGAGTTCCAAG